In one Niallia taxi genomic region, the following are encoded:
- a CDS encoding YtxH domain-containing protein has product MSNENKGNSKLLAGIVIGGVIGTTLSLMDRTTRTNAKVKVQQWKDSTNQLVHELRENPAQVKQDTSEKLHYLSDTMREVMNDSQTMFQHIQNTINARTQDLKEIAGDFKQLYFQSKRQYQSIQHKLQETKSQIGMNTNSSNDSELLPVVAQDHSLIEREKATL; this is encoded by the coding sequence ATGTCTAATGAAAACAAGGGAAACAGTAAACTATTGGCTGGAATTGTCATCGGCGGTGTCATCGGGACAACATTATCCCTCATGGATCGTACAACAAGGACAAATGCTAAGGTGAAAGTGCAGCAGTGGAAGGATTCAACCAACCAGCTAGTACATGAGCTAAGAGAAAATCCTGCTCAAGTAAAGCAAGATACTAGTGAAAAATTGCATTATTTAAGTGATACAATGCGAGAGGTTATGAATGACAGCCAAACGATGTTTCAGCATATTCAAAACACAATCAATGCAAGAACACAGGATTTAAAAGAAATAGCAGGAGATTTCAAGCAGCTTTACTTTCAATCAAAGCGCCAATATCAGTCTATCCAACATAAATTACAGGAGACAAAGTCCCAGATTGGAATGAACACTAACTCATCCAATGATTCAGAGCTTCTCCCTGTAGTTGCACAAGACCACTCCCTTATAGAAAGGGAAAAGGCTACCTTATAA
- a CDS encoding SE1561 family protein has protein sequence MGTSITNKNEQVDFLKTRLNMFLDVLDAIDPEEAELEDIDRLIEMIDDIESKCNEFKHRDE, from the coding sequence TTGGGCACTTCTATTACAAACAAAAATGAACAAGTAGATTTTTTGAAAACGAGATTAAATATGTTTCTTGATGTGTTGGATGCTATTGATCCGGAAGAGGCGGAGCTTGAGGATATCGACCGCTTGATTGAGATGATCGATGATATTGAATCGAAATGTAATGAATTTAAACATAGAGATGAATAA
- a CDS encoding DUF3139 domain-containing protein gives MIKKSIWIFIMLLAIGGISVYTYGEWHGFTWMENKSKQEVLQYLKDTGEKEQEMKSIVPSYDNKSGHYYVTVVFKDEQDLRYEFIYRNKKTVFIGRYDDGNNTYDKGKHLQ, from the coding sequence ATGATAAAAAAATCAATATGGATTTTCATTATGCTGTTGGCAATCGGTGGTATTTCCGTTTATACATATGGAGAATGGCATGGATTTACTTGGATGGAAAACAAATCAAAGCAGGAAGTTTTACAATATTTAAAGGATACGGGAGAAAAGGAACAGGAAATGAAAAGCATAGTGCCTTCATATGACAATAAATCAGGCCATTATTATGTCACCGTTGTATTCAAGGATGAACAAGACTTACGTTATGAGTTCATCTATAGAAACAAAAAAACTGTCTTTATTGGCAGATATGATGACGGCAACAACACATACGACAAAGGCAAGCATCTTCAATAA
- a CDS encoding DNA-3-methyladenine glycosylase family protein produces MRIVPVLGPYNFDLVLSRLALDPLHQVDATERSVKVPIGLENEKIVAKVKAIGTTEGPVFQLEGIPIKHEEEVIRELTRIFQWESSLIDVHEHFQGTELKELFNSHFGTPLVLDFHPYNCLVKCIIHQQLNIKFAYTLTERFVKAYGTEVNGAWFYPSPDRVAALTVEELRELQFSTRKAEYIIDISKEIAEGRLSLESLYDRTDEEIMKELIVYRGIGQWTIQNVLLFGLGRQNLFPIADIGIQNALKKLLGLEAKPTKEEMEQLIPAWEPYLSYASLYLWRSIE; encoded by the coding sequence TTGCGTATTGTCCCGGTTTTAGGTCCATATAATTTTGATCTTGTGTTAAGCCGCTTAGCGTTAGACCCATTACATCAAGTAGATGCCACAGAAAGGTCCGTAAAGGTGCCTATTGGTTTAGAAAATGAAAAAATAGTTGCCAAGGTGAAAGCAATTGGTACAACGGAAGGACCTGTCTTCCAGCTAGAAGGAATACCAATAAAGCATGAAGAGGAAGTTATTCGAGAGCTTACAAGGATTTTTCAGTGGGAAAGCTCACTTATTGATGTTCATGAGCATTTTCAAGGCACAGAATTGAAGGAGCTCTTTAACAGTCATTTCGGAACACCACTTGTGCTCGATTTTCATCCATATAATTGTCTCGTAAAATGCATCATCCATCAGCAGCTTAATATTAAATTTGCGTATACCTTAACAGAAAGATTTGTGAAAGCATACGGAACAGAAGTTAACGGGGCATGGTTTTACCCGAGTCCTGATCGTGTTGCAGCACTAACAGTAGAGGAATTGAGAGAGCTGCAATTCAGCACAAGAAAAGCAGAATATATTATTGATATATCGAAGGAAATTGCTGAAGGCAGGCTTAGCTTAGAGAGCCTTTATGATAGAACAGATGAAGAGATTATGAAGGAATTAATCGTCTACAGAGGAATTGGCCAATGGACGATTCAGAATGTGCTTTTATTCGGACTTGGACGGCAGAATTTATTCCCGATTGCAGATATCGGCATCCAAAATGCATTAAAGAAACTGCTTGGACTTGAAGCAAAGCCGACGAAAGAAGAGATGGAGCAATTAATCCCAGCTTGGGAGCCCTATTTAAGCTATGCTTCCCTTTACTTATGGCGCAGCATTGAATAA
- the rlmD gene encoding 23S rRNA (uracil(1939)-C(5))-methyltransferase RlmD codes for MNDKKQVSTAKLQQGQTFPLTIKRLGINGEGVGYFKRQVVFVQGALPGEEVVVEATKIMPKFSEAKVKKIRKASPFRVKAPCPIYEQCGGCQLQHLAYDQQLREKRDIVIQSLERHTKLKIENLDIRPTIGMEDPWNYRNKSQFQIGQQKNGKVIAGLYGIDSHRLVPIQNCMVQHPLTNKVSEEVRNILEELNVPIYDERTQKGIVRTIVTRAGFQSGEVQVVLITTQKEVPRKKQIMAEIQSRLPEVKSLVQNINGNKTSLIFGEKTIHLRGEEVIQETLGDLNFELSARAFFQLNPTQTIKLYDEVKNAANLTGKEKIADAYCGVGTIGLWLADGASEVRGMDTIDAAIIDAQKNADKHGIKNATYVTGTAEHWLPKWVEEGWRPDVVVVDPPRTGCDQKLLNAIKKVKPKKFIYVSCNPSTLAKDIDYLSKDYKVEYMQPVDMFPHTAHVECVVELVLK; via the coding sequence ATGAATGATAAAAAGCAAGTAAGCACGGCAAAGTTACAGCAAGGACAAACCTTCCCGTTAACAATTAAAAGACTCGGAATCAATGGGGAGGGTGTCGGCTATTTCAAACGGCAGGTCGTTTTCGTTCAAGGCGCACTTCCGGGCGAAGAGGTAGTCGTGGAAGCGACAAAAATTATGCCGAAGTTCTCAGAGGCAAAGGTAAAGAAAATCCGCAAGGCATCACCATTTCGCGTCAAAGCACCATGCCCGATCTACGAGCAATGCGGCGGCTGCCAGCTTCAGCATTTGGCATATGACCAGCAGCTTAGAGAAAAGCGCGATATTGTCATCCAGTCATTAGAAAGACACACAAAACTGAAAATAGAAAACTTAGATATCCGTCCCACAATCGGTATGGAGGACCCTTGGAATTACCGCAATAAGAGCCAATTCCAAATCGGCCAGCAGAAAAACGGCAAAGTAATCGCAGGATTGTATGGCATCGACTCCCATCGCCTTGTCCCAATCCAAAACTGTATGGTTCAGCACCCACTGACAAACAAAGTGTCAGAAGAGGTTCGCAACATCTTAGAAGAGCTGAATGTACCAATTTACGATGAACGCACACAAAAAGGCATCGTTCGTACAATCGTGACAAGAGCAGGCTTCCAATCAGGAGAAGTACAGGTCGTGTTAATCACAACTCAAAAAGAAGTACCGCGCAAAAAACAAATCATGGCAGAAATTCAAAGTCGTCTGCCTGAAGTGAAGTCACTTGTGCAAAACATTAACGGCAACAAGACTTCCCTCATATTTGGTGAAAAGACTATCCATCTAAGAGGAGAAGAGGTCATTCAAGAAACATTAGGTGACTTAAACTTTGAACTGTCAGCCCGCGCCTTCTTCCAGCTTAACCCGACTCAAACAATCAAGCTGTACGACGAAGTCAAAAACGCTGCCAATCTGACAGGCAAAGAAAAAATCGCTGACGCCTACTGCGGTGTCGGAACAATCGGCTTATGGCTGGCTGATGGCGCAAGCGAAGTCCGCGGCATGGACACAATCGATGCAGCCATCATTGATGCCCAAAAAAATGCTGATAAACACGGCATCAAAAACGCCACATACGTAACAGGAACAGCAGAGCACTGGCTCCCAAAATGGGTCGAAGAAGGCTGGCGCCCAGACGTAGTAGTAGTCGACCCGCCAAGAACTGGCTGCGACCAAAAGCTGCTTAATGCCATCAAAAAGGTTAAACCGAAGAAGTTCATTTACGTATCCTGCAATCCGTCGACATTAGCGAAGGATATTGATTATTTGAGCAAGGATTATAAGGTAGAGTATATGCAGCCTGTGGATATGTTCCCGCACACAGCACATGTTGAATGTGTAGTGGAGTTGGTTTTGAAATAA
- a CDS encoding DUF1385 domain-containing protein, whose amino-acid sequence MKYGGKALINGVKFQSDDVKVISVRKNGEIKTTHQIKAKEEEIDDFDIDKYLQKVPIVRGMWFFIRTFLDTWKSFISLFVFGFLFLFVMSKGSWSIGNLSATEIEIAVIIFIILYLMIFKLTPLGKYHAAEHMAANCFNKNEELTLENVKSQSRISEACHLNLVIFISLISLIVWLIPYSNQIDGIVVLFVVLSLAYELYIIRNKHVKKVLTPIYYIGYGLQYLLFTARPAAEHLETAIRSLKKMAALQESIDKETAAKKSASVTFHPAK is encoded by the coding sequence ATGAAGTATGGAGGAAAAGCGCTAATCAATGGCGTTAAGTTTCAGTCTGATGATGTCAAAGTAATCTCAGTCCGTAAAAATGGCGAAATCAAGACGACACACCAAATTAAAGCGAAAGAGGAAGAAATCGATGACTTTGATATCGACAAATATTTGCAGAAAGTTCCCATTGTAAGAGGCATGTGGTTTTTTATCCGAACATTCCTTGATACATGGAAGTCCTTTATATCACTGTTTGTTTTTGGATTTTTATTTCTTTTTGTCATGTCCAAAGGAAGCTGGTCGATAGGAAATTTAAGTGCAACGGAGATCGAAATAGCTGTTATCATATTTATCATCTTATACTTAATGATCTTCAAGCTCACACCGCTCGGTAAATACCATGCAGCAGAACATATGGCTGCCAATTGCTTTAATAAAAACGAGGAGCTTACACTAGAAAATGTAAAAAGCCAGTCCCGTATAAGTGAAGCCTGCCACTTAAATTTGGTGATTTTTATTAGTCTTATCAGTTTAATTGTTTGGCTTATTCCGTATTCGAACCAAATAGATGGGATTGTGGTCCTTTTCGTAGTTCTGTCCCTTGCTTACGAGCTGTACATTATCCGTAATAAGCATGTTAAGAAGGTGTTGACACCGATTTATTATATTGGATACGGTTTACAATATCTTTTATTTACAGCAAGACCTGCAGCAGAACATCTTGAAACAGCTATCCGATCCCTAAAGAAAATGGCTGCCCTTCAGGAAAGCATTGACAAGGAGACAGCAGCAAAAAAGTCCGCAAGTGTGACATTTCATCCTGCTAAATAA
- a CDS encoding lipocalin-like domain-containing protein, protein MKRNVSRRLLMFFLAVVLVIPQYLLSNDTTVVKAAADPVFKRASVHDPSVIEADGQFYVFGSHLAAAKTKDFMQWEQISSSVSADNPLFENVLEELKETFDWAESDTLWAADVIQLEDGKYYMYYNACKGDSPRSALGVAVSDSVDGPYKDQGIILKSGMWDEESEDGSIYDATKHPNAVDPDVFFDKNGKLWMVYGSYSGGIFILEMDPKTGKQLPNQGYGKKLLGGNHSRIEGAYIQYSKETDYYYMYLSFGGLDSTGGYNMRVVRSKTPDGPYYDAAGNDMTNVKADPTLPLFDDKSIEPYGVKLMGSYLFKREVGESGTGIGTGYVSPGHNSVYYDESTNEQYLIFHTRFPERGEQHEIRVHKMYMNEAGWPVVSPYEYAGESLQDVAAADITGDYKFINHGKDISAEIKKSVLISLNSDGTISGEVSGTWKEKGSNKAELNIDGKVYNGVFVSQWDPTSKTNVLTFTATSSEGVSVWGSKAESKTDEEIVEAVKSGLELGDTTAVISNLKLITEGLRGAQISWSSSNLDVVTNDGKVTRPTNGAAATVTLTATITKGEAVAEKTFEITVLPEEKGKLAAHYAFEGNLTDSTGTQADGQPTGNLISNTGGAISYTEGKTGQGAIFDGASGVLLPKGLISSNKYSVSFWLNPEQLTNYTTAFFGAKSDVNWISFVPKGNDGVGNNSMIWSNNDGWYDADAGTQIQANEWSHIAFTVDNGALNVYINGEKAFSGTDFFNVFTDKNALFALGVNYWDIPFKGLMDEVLVYDSVALSEDIIKDYYNTGTIPVVSEPVTPTPDEETDKPEEDDTTSPEDGAGTDKPEDNNSGEDGSKETAENEELGNVTDDSDKDSVKGEGHGLPNTATNSFNYLMAGIAMIVIGACAFLFKKKRARIE, encoded by the coding sequence ATGAAAAGGAATGTATCTCGACGTTTATTGATGTTTTTCTTAGCAGTTGTTCTTGTAATTCCGCAGTATCTTTTGAGTAATGATACAACAGTAGTCAAGGCAGCAGCAGACCCGGTCTTTAAAAGGGCTTCTGTCCATGACCCGTCTGTAATTGAGGCAGATGGCCAGTTCTATGTTTTTGGTTCGCATCTTGCTGCCGCAAAAACAAAGGATTTCATGCAATGGGAGCAAATCTCCTCAAGCGTGTCTGCAGACAATCCGCTGTTTGAAAATGTTCTCGAGGAGTTGAAGGAAACATTTGATTGGGCAGAGTCTGATACACTGTGGGCAGCAGATGTTATCCAGCTCGAGGATGGAAAATATTACATGTACTATAATGCCTGTAAAGGAGATTCCCCACGATCAGCACTTGGTGTTGCTGTTTCAGACAGTGTTGACGGACCATATAAGGATCAAGGCATTATCTTGAAATCAGGCATGTGGGATGAAGAGAGTGAGGACGGCTCCATTTATGATGCAACAAAGCATCCGAATGCCGTTGATCCTGACGTATTCTTCGATAAAAATGGTAAGCTGTGGATGGTGTACGGATCTTATTCTGGCGGGATTTTCATCCTAGAAATGGACCCGAAAACAGGCAAGCAGCTACCAAATCAAGGCTACGGGAAAAAGCTGCTTGGCGGCAACCACAGCCGGATTGAAGGTGCATATATCCAGTACAGCAAGGAAACAGATTATTATTATATGTACTTGTCATTCGGCGGGTTAGATTCGACTGGCGGCTATAACATGAGGGTTGTCCGCTCGAAAACTCCAGATGGACCGTATTATGATGCCGCAGGCAATGATATGACAAATGTAAAGGCAGACCCGACATTGCCGTTGTTCGACGACAAGTCGATTGAGCCATACGGTGTTAAGCTGATGGGCAGCTACTTGTTTAAACGAGAGGTAGGCGAAAGCGGGACAGGCATTGGCACAGGCTATGTATCGCCAGGACATAATTCGGTTTATTATGATGAAAGCACAAATGAGCAATACTTGATATTCCATACTCGTTTCCCAGAAAGAGGGGAACAGCATGAAATTCGAGTTCACAAAATGTATATGAATGAAGCTGGATGGCCAGTTGTTTCTCCATATGAGTATGCAGGAGAAAGCTTGCAGGATGTAGCGGCTGCAGACATTACAGGAGACTACAAATTTATTAACCATGGTAAGGATATTTCTGCAGAAATCAAAAAATCCGTGCTGATTAGCTTGAACAGTGACGGAACAATCAGCGGTGAAGTATCTGGAACGTGGAAGGAAAAGGGTTCTAACAAAGCAGAGCTTAACATCGACGGCAAGGTGTATAATGGCGTGTTTGTAAGCCAGTGGGACCCAACATCGAAAACCAATGTGCTGACATTTACAGCCACATCAAGTGAAGGTGTATCTGTCTGGGGAAGCAAAGCAGAAAGCAAAACAGATGAAGAAATTGTCGAGGCAGTTAAGAGTGGCCTTGAATTGGGCGATACAACCGCAGTTATCAGCAACTTAAAGCTTATAACAGAAGGCTTACGCGGTGCACAAATTAGCTGGAGCTCCTCTAATCTCGATGTTGTTACAAATGACGGCAAGGTAACAAGACCGACTAATGGAGCAGCGGCAACGGTGACATTGACAGCAACAATAACAAAGGGTGAAGCTGTCGCAGAGAAAACCTTTGAGATAACAGTTTTGCCAGAGGAAAAAGGTAAGCTTGCAGCTCATTATGCCTTTGAAGGCAATTTAACAGACAGCACTGGCACACAGGCAGATGGACAGCCGACAGGCAATCTCATTTCTAATACTGGTGGAGCAATTTCCTATACGGAAGGGAAAACGGGCCAGGGGGCAATTTTTGACGGAGCATCAGGAGTTCTTTTACCGAAAGGTCTTATCTCCAGTAATAAATACAGCGTATCCTTCTGGCTTAATCCAGAACAGCTGACCAACTATACGACGGCATTTTTTGGCGCAAAATCAGATGTAAACTGGATCAGCTTTGTTCCGAAAGGCAATGATGGTGTCGGCAATAACAGCATGATCTGGTCAAACAATGATGGCTGGTATGATGCAGATGCAGGCACTCAAATACAAGCTAATGAATGGTCGCATATCGCTTTTACCGTTGATAATGGGGCGCTTAATGTCTATATCAATGGGGAAAAGGCATTCAGCGGCACCGATTTCTTTAATGTCTTCACAGACAAAAATGCCTTGTTTGCACTTGGGGTAAACTATTGGGATATTCCATTTAAAGGGCTTATGGATGAAGTGCTCGTATATGACTCTGTTGCATTGAGTGAGGATATAATCAAAGATTATTACAACACTGGCACAATTCCAGTAGTTTCTGAGCCAGTAACACCAACTCCAGATGAGGAAACAGATAAACCTGAGGAAGATGACACAACGAGTCCAGAGGATGGAGCAGGTACAGATAAGCCTGAAGATAACAACAGCGGGGAAGATGGCAGTAAGGAAACAGCTGAAAATGAAGAATTGGGCAATGTCACAGATGATAGTGATAAAGATAGTGTCAAAGGCGAAGGGCATGGACTGCCTAATACAGCCACGAACTCTTTCAATTATTTGATGGCAGGTATTGCCATGATTGTTATCGGTGCATGTGCGTTTCTTTTTAAAAAGAAAAGAGCTAGAATAGAATAA
- the pdaA gene encoding delta-lactam-biosynthetic de-N-acetylase, giving the protein MFLLIQHPVMANVSNQPQHWGFKKSSNEQPAEAGQPLDDLLGKYGAFYKDSPDEKVLYLTFDNGYENGYTGKILDVLKKEKVPATFFVTGHYLQSATDLVKRMADEGHIIGNHSYHHPDFTQVSDQRLKEELEKVAKETEAITGKKGMKYLRPPRGIFSERTLMLGKELGYTQVFWSLAFVDWKTDQQRGWQYSYDNIMKQAHPGCIMLLHTVSKDNADALEQSIKDLKKRGYTFKNLDDFMAKQKK; this is encoded by the coding sequence ATGTTTCTGCTCATTCAGCATCCAGTAATGGCGAACGTATCCAACCAGCCACAGCACTGGGGCTTCAAAAAATCAAGCAATGAGCAGCCAGCGGAAGCAGGGCAGCCGCTTGATGATCTATTAGGAAAATATGGAGCTTTTTATAAGGACAGTCCTGATGAGAAGGTCTTGTACCTGACATTTGATAATGGTTATGAAAATGGCTATACAGGAAAAATCCTTGATGTACTGAAAAAAGAAAAGGTACCGGCCACTTTTTTTGTGACAGGACACTATTTGCAAAGTGCCACAGATTTAGTGAAACGAATGGCTGACGAAGGTCATATAATTGGAAATCATTCCTATCATCACCCAGACTTTACACAAGTTTCTGATCAAAGACTGAAGGAAGAGCTAGAGAAGGTTGCGAAAGAAACAGAAGCGATAACTGGAAAAAAAGGCATGAAATACTTACGGCCGCCCCGCGGTATTTTCAGTGAGCGGACATTGATGCTCGGCAAGGAGCTGGGATATACACAGGTGTTTTGGTCACTTGCGTTTGTCGATTGGAAAACAGATCAGCAAAGAGGCTGGCAATACAGCTATGATAATATTATGAAGCAGGCCCATCCAGGCTGCATTATGCTCCTTCATACTGTGTCTAAAGATAATGCAGATGCCCTTGAGCAATCAATCAAAGACTTGAAGAAAAGAGGCTATACATTTAAAAACCTTGATGATTTTATGGCAAAGCAGAAGAAATAA
- a CDS encoding SDR family NAD(P)-dependent oxidoreductase: MKRLENKVAIITGGAGGIGKESAKRFLEEGAKVVLVDLFQDSLDQTKAELDKLGEVITIQADVSQEEDVKNYVDKTVEKFGKIDVFFNNAGIEGKVAPIIDQKVEDLDKVLAVNVRGVFLGLKHVLAVMKEQGYGSVINTSSVAGLSGSPNVTPYIASKHAVVGLTKATAVEVAPYKIRVNSIHPSPVNTRMMRSLEEGFAPGQAEAAKADMEKSIPLGRYGESEDISNLVLFLASDESSFITGVQYRVDGGMGAL, encoded by the coding sequence TTGAAGAGATTAGAAAACAAAGTAGCCATTATTACAGGAGGAGCAGGAGGTATTGGAAAAGAATCTGCAAAACGCTTTTTAGAAGAAGGCGCAAAGGTTGTTTTAGTAGATTTATTTCAAGACTCACTTGATCAGACAAAAGCCGAATTAGACAAATTAGGCGAGGTTATCACCATTCAAGCTGACGTATCTCAAGAAGAAGATGTAAAAAATTATGTGGACAAAACCGTCGAGAAGTTCGGAAAAATCGATGTTTTCTTCAACAATGCAGGAATTGAAGGAAAAGTCGCTCCAATAATAGACCAAAAAGTAGAAGATCTAGACAAGGTACTTGCCGTCAATGTACGCGGCGTATTCCTAGGACTAAAACACGTACTAGCTGTTATGAAAGAACAAGGATATGGCAGTGTCATTAATACCTCTTCTGTTGCCGGACTTAGCGGCAGCCCGAATGTAACACCATATATCGCATCAAAACACGCAGTCGTCGGCCTAACAAAAGCAACCGCAGTCGAAGTTGCGCCATACAAAATACGCGTCAACTCCATTCACCCATCACCAGTCAACACAAGAATGATGCGTTCCTTAGAAGAAGGCTTCGCACCAGGACAAGCTGAAGCAGCCAAAGCAGACATGGAAAAATCAATCCCACTAGGAAGATACGGAGAATCAGAAGACATTTCTAATCTGGTTCTATTCCTTGCATCTGATGAAAGTTCATTTATTACAGGAGTACAGTACCGTGTTGACGGCGGTATGGGTGCTTTGTGA
- a CDS encoding fumarate hydratase, translated as MNIEALRASIYQLIEETSTNLPKDVRRAIKSAAQWESAGTRSAMSLETIQENIGMADMEVSPICQDTGLPTFKIKTPVGTNQLEIKAVIHECIELATQKGKLRPNSVDSLHGVNSGNNLGAGTPVIKFEQWEKDYIDIGLILKGGGCENKNIQYSLPCELDGLGRAGRDLDGIRKCILHSVYQAQGQGCSAGFIGVGIGGDRSSGYDLAKEQLFRTVDDVNENAELAELEAYIMENANKLGIGTMGFGGETTLLGCKIGVMNRIPASFFVSVAYNCWAFRRLGIKLDANTGSIIAWKYQDGEKITFTDKKKSAAEDTVIKLHAPISEEEIRRLKVGDVVEISGMMYTGRDAIHKYLSTNDSPVDLNGQVIYHCGPVMLKDDEDIWHVKAAGPTTSIREEPYQGDIMKKFGIRAVMGKGGMGTKTLNALAEHGGVYLNAIGGAAQYYADCIKEVKGVDLMQFGIPEAMWHLQVEGFRAVVTMDSHGNSLHEDIEKSSLEKLTQFKEPVYK; from the coding sequence ATGAATATCGAAGCTTTAAGGGCAAGTATATATCAATTGATTGAAGAAACATCTACAAATCTGCCGAAGGATGTCCGCCGCGCCATCAAATCAGCAGCGCAATGGGAAAGTGCTGGAACGAGATCGGCGATGAGCCTTGAAACAATTCAAGAGAACATCGGGATGGCCGATATGGAAGTGTCACCAATTTGTCAGGATACAGGGCTTCCAACATTTAAGATTAAGACACCTGTTGGCACAAACCAACTGGAAATAAAGGCAGTAATTCATGAATGCATAGAATTGGCAACACAAAAAGGCAAGCTCCGTCCTAATTCTGTAGATTCGCTTCATGGAGTAAACAGTGGCAATAATTTAGGAGCAGGAACACCTGTCATTAAATTTGAGCAGTGGGAAAAGGATTACATAGATATTGGATTAATCTTAAAAGGCGGCGGTTGTGAAAACAAAAATATTCAATACAGTTTGCCTTGTGAGCTTGATGGGCTAGGAAGAGCTGGCAGGGACTTGGACGGGATTCGCAAATGCATTCTCCACTCTGTTTATCAAGCACAAGGACAAGGCTGCAGTGCCGGCTTTATTGGTGTGGGAATAGGAGGAGACCGTTCAAGCGGATATGATTTAGCAAAGGAACAGCTTTTCCGGACTGTTGACGATGTTAATGAAAATGCGGAGCTTGCAGAGCTGGAAGCATATATCATGGAAAATGCTAATAAGCTTGGAATCGGTACAATGGGGTTTGGCGGAGAAACGACTTTGCTTGGCTGCAAAATTGGGGTGATGAATCGCATTCCTGCAAGCTTTTTCGTATCTGTTGCATATAATTGCTGGGCATTTCGCAGATTAGGAATAAAGCTTGATGCAAATACAGGCAGCATTATTGCATGGAAATACCAGGATGGAGAGAAAATTACCTTCACCGACAAAAAAAAATCAGCTGCCGAGGATACAGTCATTAAGCTTCATGCACCAATCTCTGAGGAGGAAATCCGTCGGCTGAAAGTCGGTGATGTTGTTGAAATCAGCGGAATGATGTATACCGGCAGAGATGCTATTCATAAATACTTGAGCACAAACGATTCTCCTGTTGATTTAAACGGACAAGTTATCTACCATTGCGGGCCAGTAATGCTAAAAGATGATGAAGACATATGGCATGTGAAAGCGGCAGGACCAACAACGAGTATTCGTGAGGAGCCATATCAAGGGGATATTATGAAGAAATTCGGCATCCGTGCTGTCATGGGCAAAGGCGGGATGGGCACGAAAACCTTAAATGCTTTAGCAGAGCATGGCGGCGTCTACTTAAATGCAATCGGCGGTGCAGCCCAGTATTATGCTGATTGCATAAAGGAAGTTAAAGGAGTGGACCTTATGCAATTTGGTATCCCAGAAGCAATGTGGCATTTGCAGGTGGAAGGCTTCCGTGCCGTTGTGACTATGGATTCTCATGGCAATTCCCTGCATGAGGATATTGAAAAATCATCATTAGAAAAGCTCACTCAGTTTAAAGAACCTGTTTATAAATGA